One genomic window of Methanosarcina acetivorans C2A includes the following:
- a CDS encoding TIGR00153 family protein: protein MKDYIRSVLDVVAESPFVPLEMHARKGVLAVEKLAEAMEAYCNGNQALLDERTEEIDILEHEADKIKQKIRASIPSSVRLPVNKKDLLSFLKQQDSIADFAQASAYWMTLRPCKNLPDEIKEGFLELMATSLKTARVYDKLVGELYKLLATSFSKEEIKETLQIVPEVEKLEHDVDVLETALLKKIFEHEDEIGGAGVCHLMGLVERIGGIADKSASAADRLRSMILRR from the coding sequence ATGAAAGACTACATCCGTTCCGTACTCGACGTGGTCGCAGAATCTCCCTTCGTCCCCCTCGAAATGCACGCCAGAAAAGGGGTGCTTGCCGTTGAAAAGCTCGCTGAAGCAATGGAAGCTTACTGCAACGGAAATCAGGCCCTTCTTGATGAGCGTACCGAAGAAATCGATATTCTGGAACATGAAGCCGACAAAATCAAACAGAAAATCAGGGCCAGTATACCCTCCTCCGTCAGGCTGCCGGTTAACAAGAAAGACCTTCTTTCTTTCCTCAAGCAGCAGGACTCTATCGCTGACTTTGCCCAGGCTTCAGCCTACTGGATGACCCTGCGTCCCTGCAAAAACCTCCCTGATGAAATTAAGGAAGGCTTTCTGGAACTCATGGCAACTTCCCTGAAAACCGCCAGGGTGTATGACAAGCTTGTGGGCGAACTTTACAAGCTTCTTGCCACTTCCTTCAGCAAAGAAGAAATCAAAGAGACCTTGCAGATCGTCCCCGAGGTCGAAAAGCTGGAGCACGATGTGGATGTACTTGAGACAGCCCTCTTAAAAAAGATCTTCGAACACGAAGATGAGATCGGAGGGGCAGGCGTCTGCCACCTTATGGGGCTTGTCGAAAGGATAGGAGGAATTGCCGATAAGTCCGCAAGCGCAGCCGACCGCCTGAGGTCCATGATCCTCAGAAGGTAA
- a CDS encoding nicotianamine synthase family protein, with translation MSIEVSEELELSPEYIVEEILGLYRDIRKLSDEEILYGTSDLNRELFQKLDSLINLEIEDGIAWNILQKKELEPVFAEISRFRNLYTVKLETDHANEILVSDSPWAVLENFPFYGNYLKLVRTEYEGLELSLGDRVFFLGSGPLPLTLIVFFQQHGVKSTGIEQDPTRANLSKKVLEKLGLSEVITIINGNHFSLNGEGFALSPDAGIKALMIAAQAEPKKEIFEYLLAVMPAKSRISCRIYEKGLRRMLNGDCLFDLPEGFEEQARVDPEPPVYNTVVFLEKKR, from the coding sequence ATGTCAATCGAAGTTAGTGAGGAACTCGAGCTTTCGCCAGAGTACATTGTTGAAGAAATTCTCGGTCTGTATCGGGATATCAGGAAACTGTCCGATGAAGAAATCCTTTACGGGACCTCGGACCTAAACAGAGAACTTTTTCAGAAACTGGACTCCCTGATTAACCTGGAAATTGAAGATGGTATTGCATGGAATATCCTTCAAAAGAAAGAACTGGAGCCTGTATTTGCCGAGATCAGCAGGTTCAGGAACCTCTACACCGTGAAACTCGAAACCGATCACGCAAACGAAATCCTTGTGAGTGACTCACCCTGGGCTGTCCTGGAAAACTTTCCCTTTTACGGGAATTATCTCAAACTGGTTCGCACGGAATATGAAGGCCTCGAGCTTTCCCTGGGGGACAGGGTTTTCTTCCTAGGAAGCGGTCCGCTTCCCCTGACCCTGATCGTCTTTTTCCAGCAGCATGGAGTGAAAAGCACGGGGATCGAACAGGACCCCACCCGGGCAAACCTGTCAAAAAAAGTGCTGGAAAAGCTCGGGCTTTCCGAAGTTATCACAATAATTAACGGAAATCATTTTTCACTGAATGGGGAAGGCTTTGCGCTGAGTCCGGATGCAGGGATTAAAGCCCTGATGATAGCAGCCCAGGCTGAACCCAAGAAAGAGATTTTCGAGTACCTTCTGGCGGTCATGCCTGCAAAAAGCAGGATTTCTTGCAGGATTTACGAAAAAGGGTTACGCAGGATGCTGAATGGGGACTGCCTTTTTGACCTTCCTGAGGGTTTTGAGGAGCAGGCAAGAGTAGACCCCGAACCTCCGGTCTACAATACTGTTGTTTTCCTTGAGAAAAAAAGATAA
- a CDS encoding cytochrome-c peroxidase: MTKIKLWTLLLVLLLTVLVGSASAELIGEEQLGKKIFFDKISDPDSMSCADCHSPQYGFTGPIAGINIKGSVYRGAVPQRFGNRKPPSAAYATLSPIFHYDEDEGLFVGGNFWDGRATGEMLGNPAADQAMGPFLNPVEQNNPSKEAVLEQIATSRYAGLWESVWGEPISYATPEEIDINYNRTALAIAAYENSSEVNQFSSKYDAYQDGIVELTEEEEWGLELFNGKAMCSACHPSESGPYSDYPLFTDFTYDNLGIPKNPDNPFYDMDTVYLDDGSPINPDGENWVDPGLGGFLATVPEWEDLADENKGKHKVPTLRNVNQQPGNVFPKAYGHNGYFKSLEDIVHFYNTRDVASEGWPEPEVPENVNTDEMGDLGLNDSEEKAIVAFLKTLSDGYYVPE; encoded by the coding sequence TTGACAAAAATAAAGCTATGGACACTTTTATTGGTTCTGCTCCTGACAGTTCTTGTTGGGTCAGCTTCTGCAGAATTAATTGGCGAGGAACAGCTTGGGAAAAAAATATTTTTTGACAAGATTTCAGATCCTGACAGCATGTCCTGTGCCGACTGTCATTCTCCGCAATACGGATTTACCGGACCTATCGCCGGTATTAACATCAAAGGTTCCGTATATCGCGGTGCTGTGCCTCAGCGCTTTGGAAACCGTAAACCGCCAAGTGCTGCGTATGCCACTTTGAGCCCGATTTTCCATTATGATGAGGATGAAGGACTGTTTGTAGGAGGGAATTTCTGGGACGGAAGAGCCACAGGTGAAATGCTTGGAAATCCCGCCGCAGACCAGGCTATGGGTCCGTTTCTGAATCCGGTGGAACAGAACAATCCGAGTAAGGAAGCTGTCCTGGAACAGATAGCCACATCAAGATATGCCGGGCTCTGGGAAAGTGTCTGGGGTGAACCTATAAGCTATGCGACCCCAGAAGAGATAGATATTAATTATAATAGGACTGCTCTGGCTATTGCAGCTTATGAGAATTCGAGTGAGGTAAACCAGTTTTCTTCCAAATATGACGCCTATCAGGATGGTATTGTCGAGTTAACAGAGGAAGAAGAATGGGGCCTTGAACTGTTTAACGGTAAAGCCATGTGTAGTGCGTGTCATCCAAGTGAATCCGGTCCCTATAGCGATTATCCGTTATTCACGGATTTCACCTACGATAACCTTGGTATTCCCAAGAACCCGGATAATCCTTTCTACGATATGGATACGGTCTACCTTGATGACGGCTCTCCGATCAACCCTGACGGAGAGAACTGGGTTGACCCGGGGCTTGGAGGTTTCCTGGCAACAGTGCCGGAATGGGAAGACCTTGCCGATGAGAATAAGGGCAAACATAAAGTCCCAACACTGAGGAACGTAAACCAGCAGCCTGGGAATGTTTTCCCCAAAGCATACGGGCATAACGGATACTTCAAGAGCCTGGAAGACATTGTCCACTTCTATAATACTAGGGATGTAGCATCAGAAGGATGGCCAGAGCCTGAAGTTCCAGAAAATGTAAATACTGACGAAATGGGCGACCTAGGTCTGAACGATTCGGAAGAAAAGGCGATTGTTGCTTTCCTGAAAACTCTCTCGGACGGCTACTACGTCCCTGAATAA
- a CDS encoding IS481-like element ISMac4 family transposase: MKLNGKKIRWIIAQKSKGESTSTIAEIQGISARRVQQIYKEYVETGQLPQVGINLGRPKNPLSSSDKELIDQTYSDYKFGACYLEILIEGKYNRKISHNRIHNYLLSMDLAKENRKKKQRRKWCRYEREHSMSAAHIDWHENPLLGLQVCAILDDSSRMIIAGGEYVHCNTENTIKVIDELVKEYWDIYPLRELIMDHGSEFGAHRINKDGSWDSDFKRCIEELGIKPILARVRHPQTNGKIEKWFDTYQRFRGEFESFEEFVQWYNKRPHGALKLEQLESPQEAFWNRLPVEAKFRIGVRLFGW, translated from the coding sequence GTGAAACTTAATGGAAAAAAGATACGTTGGATCATTGCTCAAAAATCGAAAGGTGAATCTACCTCGACGATAGCTGAGATCCAGGGGATCTCAGCCCGTCGAGTTCAGCAGATCTACAAAGAATACGTTGAAACTGGTCAGCTTCCTCAAGTTGGCATTAATCTTGGAAGACCAAAGAACCCCTTATCCTCCTCTGATAAGGAATTGATTGACCAAACTTACTCTGATTATAAGTTTGGAGCCTGTTACCTTGAGATTCTCATCGAAGGCAAATATAATCGTAAGATATCTCATAACAGAATCCATAACTATCTACTTAGCATGGACCTTGCCAAGGAAAACCGAAAAAAGAAACAGAGAAGAAAATGGTGTAGATACGAACGCGAACACAGCATGTCTGCTGCACACATCGATTGGCATGAGAATCCCCTGTTAGGACTGCAAGTCTGTGCCATTCTTGATGATTCATCAAGAATGATAATTGCAGGTGGAGAGTACGTTCATTGCAACACGGAGAACACCATTAAAGTGATTGATGAACTTGTTAAAGAGTACTGGGACATATACCCTTTAAGAGAGCTCATTATGGATCATGGAAGTGAATTCGGAGCTCACAGGATTAATAAGGATGGTTCATGGGATAGTGACTTTAAAAGATGCATTGAAGAACTTGGAATCAAACCAATACTTGCAAGGGTAAGACATCCTCAGACAAACGGAAAAATAGAGAAATGGTTCGATACATATCAAAGGTTTAGAGGAGAGTTTGAATCATTTGAAGAATTCGTACAGTGGTATAACAAGAGGCCTCATGGAGCTTTGAAACTTGAACAGTTAGAATCGCCACAGGAAGCATTCTGGAATAGATTACCAGTTGAGGCAAAGTTCAGAATAGGAGTGAGATTGTTTGGGTGGTGA
- a CDS encoding transposase, whose protein sequence is MGKGNIAIDKSMIKTIVDGKIIIPLPKVLVENRYYPMFSIFSPTQCDSCGSKLHVNSHHTRFIISRYGTISLNVTYWLCPTCKKHYHDQVIGVQGSANYSSEYYDTQINVRYDGRCSLHNSRRIGETYTEGVINVCGRAPCPTSLWLYEQKLAKLSKQELLNQGVSFEETLYVDGNWIKNGWKKKLEEFIGTKLTKKEWKKMRYKSVYVVATKEKVILDFEVTERLPTIEALMPLFIRIKNRFPEDKIKKIVSDEDKAIIGAVKMVFPEVTHSFCVFHQLKNVSKRYYEEFSSIEEIPDNDKITYNEISQLILSDTVISAVAHIQKIREFNSDLELSEASHKAISYAEEIFSKNVSFLKKGFTPETDNTMEQIFSLICDIVDKVRSFKTDNGLTNFCYNLFTFFNKRCFSTGKWKGFSPLMRARFQYG, encoded by the coding sequence ATGGGAAAAGGAAACATTGCAATAGATAAATCAATGATAAAAACAATAGTTGACGGCAAAATAATAATTCCTTTGCCAAAAGTTTTGGTTGAAAATCGATACTATCCTATGTTCTCTATATTCTCCCCTACTCAGTGTGATAGTTGTGGAAGTAAATTACATGTTAACTCTCATCACACTCGTTTTATTATATCACGTTACGGCACTATATCTCTCAATGTTACATACTGGCTTTGTCCCACTTGTAAGAAACATTATCATGATCAGGTTATTGGTGTTCAGGGTTCTGCAAATTACAGTTCTGAATATTATGATACACAAATAAATGTCAGATACGATGGACGATGCAGTCTGCACAATTCTCGGCGAATTGGGGAAACATATACAGAAGGAGTAATAAATGTCTGTGGAAGAGCTCCTTGTCCCACTTCATTGTGGTTATATGAACAGAAACTAGCAAAACTTTCAAAGCAAGAACTTTTGAACCAAGGAGTTAGCTTTGAAGAAACATTGTATGTTGATGGGAATTGGATCAAGAATGGATGGAAAAAAAAGCTTGAAGAATTTATTGGAACGAAACTCACAAAGAAAGAATGGAAAAAAATGCGATATAAATCTGTTTACGTTGTTGCTACCAAAGAGAAGGTCATTTTAGATTTTGAAGTAACTGAGAGGTTACCAACAATTGAGGCTCTGATGCCTCTTTTTATACGAATAAAGAACCGATTTCCTGAAGATAAAATCAAAAAGATTGTTTCTGATGAGGATAAAGCGATCATTGGAGCCGTAAAAATGGTCTTTCCTGAAGTGACTCATTCTTTTTGTGTGTTTCATCAATTAAAAAACGTTAGTAAGAGGTATTATGAGGAATTCAGTTCTATTGAAGAGATTCCAGATAACGATAAGATTACCTACAATGAGATATCTCAATTGATACTTTCTGATACGGTTATCAGTGCTGTTGCGCATATTCAGAAGATACGAGAATTTAACTCTGATCTTGAACTTTCTGAAGCGTCTCATAAAGCGATTTCTTATGCCGAAGAGATTTTCAGCAAGAATGTGAGCTTCTTGAAAAAAGGTTTTACACCTGAGACAGATAATACAATGGAACAAATATTTTCTTTGATATGTGATATAGTAGACAAAGTAAGGTCATTCAAAACCGATAATGGACTAACTAATTTTTGTTACAATCTATTTACTTTTTTCAACAAACGGTGTTTCAGCACTGGAAAATGGAAAGGTTTCTCACCTTTAATGAGAGCAAGATTCCAATATGGATAA
- a CDS encoding PepSY domain-containing protein: MKKGITAILLAILLIGAFGAAVVSAVASDDTGATYGPGFMHRWAARYTDSGYGNYAACPYYSADGTVELEVENIDEALEIAQDEIDEDITEDDIYQLNRWWIVSYEDEDGVYTQARIDAVTGEVYTGYDVPAGYQTGGRFGRGAGYARGFGYCMEYGN, encoded by the coding sequence ATGAAGAAAGGTATAACCGCAATTCTCCTGGCCATACTGCTGATAGGTGCTTTCGGGGCAGCAGTTGTCAGTGCAGTTGCTTCGGATGATACTGGAGCAACCTACGGACCCGGGTTCATGCACAGATGGGCTGCTAGATATACGGACTCAGGGTATGGCAATTACGCTGCTTGCCCTTACTACAGCGCAGATGGAACCGTAGAGCTTGAAGTTGAAAACATAGATGAGGCTCTTGAAATCGCACAGGATGAAATTGATGAAGATATCACCGAAGACGACATATACCAGTTGAACCGCTGGTGGATTGTCTCTTATGAGGATGAAGACGGAGTCTACACGCAGGCAAGAATCGACGCGGTCACCGGTGAAGTATATACCGGGTACGATGTTCCGGCAGGGTATCAGACAGGCGGTAGGTTTGGCCGAGGAGCCGGATACGCTCGTGGCTTCGGATACTGCATGGAGTATGGCAACTAA
- a CDS encoding ArsR/SmtB family transcription factor: MTKSLQQIVDIGEALSHPIRLKLLYLLAERERYVYELAKDLELSRQVVNLHLKRLEKAGFVESDLRLEDDDMRAKKFYRLKEFDVSLGMEDLDKIFG, from the coding sequence ATGACAAAATCACTTCAACAGATTGTGGATATAGGCGAGGCCCTGTCCCACCCGATCCGTTTAAAGCTTCTTTACCTGCTGGCCGAAAGGGAGAGGTATGTGTACGAGCTTGCCAAGGATCTGGAACTCTCAAGGCAGGTGGTTAACCTGCACTTGAAGCGCCTTGAAAAAGCCGGATTTGTTGAGAGTGACCTGCGGCTCGAAGATGATGACATGCGGGCCAAGAAATTCTATCGATTAAAAGAGTTTGATGTCTCCCTTGGCATGGAAGACCTGGATAAGATTTTCGGATAA
- a CDS encoding metallophosphoesterase — protein sequence MKSTYEALLSVAEVVPTTIVWGNHDYKLWKKVKIPVLVTDSFVSNNIYYCHGWRFDLQQMFGHWLYGWLVDKFPYLYQKLIKTPFELKIEGKNYRQRIEKIHEKAREFVNKEGLDYLIMGHTHEPVGDDGKLFDCGDMIDSLTYVVIEDGRPRLERMP from the coding sequence ATGAAAAGTACTTATGAAGCGTTACTTTCGGTAGCAGAGGTCGTTCCCACCACGATCGTCTGGGGAAACCATGATTATAAGCTGTGGAAAAAAGTAAAAATTCCCGTACTGGTTACCGATAGTTTTGTTTCAAACAACATTTACTATTGTCACGGCTGGCGCTTTGATTTACAGCAGATGTTCGGGCACTGGCTGTACGGCTGGCTTGTGGATAAGTTTCCTTACCTGTATCAAAAATTAATTAAAACTCCTTTTGAATTAAAAATTGAGGGCAAAAATTACCGCCAGCGTATTGAGAAGATCCATGAGAAAGCAAGAGAATTCGTCAACAAAGAAGGGCTGGATTACCTGATTATGGGGCATACCCATGAGCCGGTAGGAGATGACGGTAAACTCTTTGACTGCGGGGACATGATTGACAGCCTGACCTACGTAGTGATTGAAGATGGCAGACCCAGACTTGAACGGATGCCCTGA
- a CDS encoding PKD domain-containing protein, translating into MGKQKFDRIHKILSIFTVTFFLISITAASVSAQTGSNETETVTPEPAETETEPLEEPLEEPTETETEPSEPAETETEPLEEPLEEPTETETEPSEPAETETEPLEEPLEEPTETETEPSEPAETETVPEENITVPEENITVPEENITVPEENITVPEENITVPEENITVPEENITVPEENITVPEENITVPEENITVPEENITVPEENVTVPEENVTVPEENVTVPEENVTAPVENVTAPEENVTVPEENVTVPEDNVTVSEDNVTVPDENITVPENFTTPDIISPAIETNGTFTIVNEETNNTTTLNVGPDTGGIAVNGTYAYVTNINNNTVSVINTINNNVTATINVGEYPSGIAFAGGKAYVTNVNSNTVTVINTINNNVIGTINVGERPAGIAVAGEKAFVTNVNSNTVTVINTINNNVIGTINVGERPAGIAVAGEKAYVTNANSNTVTVINTINNNIIGTINVGEYPTGIAVAGEKAYVCNANSNTVTVINTINNNIIGTINVGEYPAGISVIGKEAYVTNLNSNTVTIINTINNNVISTVPAKSTPVPSSGQCVCVIPVPKPPCPTCPCPTCPSVPKCPVAKFTSKPVYVVKFTDLSKDATKWYWTFGDGTNSTKQNPLHVYKKPGNYRVNLTVSNKNCTVMKSSIVNVCTRSR; encoded by the coding sequence ATGGGGAAACAAAAATTTGACCGAATACACAAGATATTAAGTATTTTCACAGTGACTTTTTTTTTAATATCAATAACGGCTGCGTCGGTAAGCGCACAGACAGGGTCTAATGAAACAGAAACAGTAACACCAGAGCCGGCCGAAACAGAGACAGAACCATTAGAAGAGCCATTAGAAGAGCCCACTGAAACGGAAACAGAACCATCAGAACCTGCCGAAACAGAAACAGAACCATTGGAAGAGCCATTAGAAGAGCCCACTGAAACGGAAACAGAACCATCAGAACCTGCCGAAACAGAAACAGAACCATTGGAAGAGCCATTAGAAGAGCCCACTGAAACGGAAACAGAACCATCAGAACCTGCCGAAACAGAAACAGTACCTGAGGAGAACATAACGGTACCAGAGGAGAACATAACAGTACCAGAGGAGAACATAACAGTACCAGAGGAGAACATAACGGTACCTGAGGAGAACATAACGGTACCTGAGGAGAACATAACGGTACCTGAGGAGAACATAACGGTACCAGAGGAGAACATAACAGTACCAGAGGAGAACATAACAGTACCAGAGGAGAACATAACGGTACCTGAGGAGAACATAACGGTACCAGAGGAAAATGTAACAGTACCTGAAGAAAATGTAACAGTACCTGAGGAAAATGTAACAGTACCTGAGGAAAATGTAACAGCACCTGTGGAAAATGTAACAGCACCTGAGGAAAATGTAACAGTGCCAGAGGAGAACGTAACAGTACCTGAAGATAATGTAACAGTTTCAGAGGATAATGTAACAGTACCAGATGAAAATATAACAGTACCAGAGAATTTTACGACACCAGACATCATATCACCAGCAATCGAAACTAACGGTACTTTCACTATCGTTAACGAAGAGACAAATAATACAACCACATTGAATGTGGGCCCCGACACTGGAGGAATTGCAGTCAATGGAACATATGCGTATGTAACCAACATTAACAACAACACTGTCTCTGTAATTAACACAATAAACAATAATGTTACAGCCACAATAAATGTTGGAGAATATCCTTCCGGAATTGCATTTGCAGGAGGAAAGGCATATGTCACGAATGTTAACAGCAACACAGTCACTGTGATTAACACAATAAACAACAACGTTATAGGCACAATTAATGTTGGAGAGCGTCCTGCTGGAATTGCAGTCGCAGGAGAAAAGGCATTTGTCACGAATGTTAACAGCAACACAGTCACCGTAATCAACACGATAAACAACAACGTTATAGGCACGATTAATGTTGGAGAGCGTCCTGCTGGAATTGCAGTCGCAGGAGAAAAGGCATATGTGACTAATGCTAACAGCAACACTGTCACTGTAATTAACACGATAAACAACAACATTATAGGCACAATTAATGTTGGAGAATATCCTACTGGAATTGCAGTTGCAGGAGAAAAGGCATATGTTTGTAACGCTAACAGCAACACCGTTACCGTAATTAACACGATAAACAACAACATTATAGGCACAATTAACGTTGGAGAATATCCTGCTGGAATTTCAGTAATAGGAAAAGAAGCATATGTGACTAACCTTAACAGCAACACAGTCACTATAATTAACACGATAAACAACAATGTTATATCAACGGTGCCTGCAAAGAGCACTCCTGTTCCTTCCTCTGGACAATGTGTGTGTGTTATTCCAGTACCAAAACCACCATGTCCTACGTGTCCATGTCCTACGTGCCCTTCAGTACCAAAATGTCCTGTTGCAAAGTTCACCAGCAAGCCCGTTTATGTAGTGAAGTTTACGGACTTATCAAAAGATGCGACTAAATGGTACTGGACCTTTGGAGACGGGACAAATTCAACTAAGCAGAACCCTCTGCACGTTTACAAAAAACCTGGGAACTACAGGGTTAACCTGACTGTAAGCAATAAAAACTGTACAGTTATGAAAAGTTCTATAGTTAATGTCTGTACCCGTTCCAGGTAA
- a CDS encoding alpha/beta hydrolase family protein encodes MNSKILIFSVLLIVTLMCLGCISQPDSLQEDGLSGEEIGNIEEVEGLWMGSLEVQGGLELRLLFNISTMLDGSINATMDSLDQGVSGISVDTVTYKDGNLRLGAKSVGGVFEGTLKEDGKTLEGEWKQAELTLPLVLDRIEEKPDTRREQDPVKPYPYDEEEVVYENTAAGVTLAGTLTLPRSEGLFPAVILITGSGAQNRDEEIMGHRPFLVLSDYLTRRGIAVLRVDDRGVGGSTGGFSQATTEDFAGDVLSGIEYLKSREEIDPSRIGLIGHSEGGLIAPIVAVESPDVAFIVLMAGTGIPGEEILYLQNDLISRAEGVDNETIAQNIALMKSMYSVVKEEQDDTIAAEKLRKLIMDEVANMSEEEKQNSGYSEASSDTWVNASVQTLLSPWMRFFLTYDPSSTLMRVTCPVLAINGEKDLQVPPGENLKAIDEALKAGGNEDYTVKELPGLNHLFQTAQTGSPFEYATIEETISPTALEVIGDWISDHTQEK; translated from the coding sequence ATGAATAGTAAAATTTTGATTTTCAGTGTCTTATTAATTGTTACTTTAATGTGTCTCGGATGCATCTCACAACCTGATAGTTTGCAAGAAGATGGTCTGTCTGGAGAAGAAATCGGAAACATTGAAGAGGTTGAAGGCCTCTGGATGGGAAGTCTGGAGGTTCAGGGAGGACTCGAATTAAGACTTTTGTTCAACATTTCCACCATGCTTGATGGCTCTATTAATGCTACTATGGACAGCCTTGACCAGGGAGTTAGTGGCATCTCTGTAGATACAGTTACTTATAAGGATGGAAATCTGCGCCTGGGAGCGAAATCTGTTGGGGGAGTTTTTGAAGGGACACTTAAAGAGGACGGAAAAACTCTCGAAGGAGAATGGAAGCAGGCCGAATTAACCCTTCCTCTTGTGCTTGATCGTATTGAGGAAAAACCTGACACTCGCAGAGAACAGGACCCTGTTAAACCCTATCCTTACGATGAAGAAGAAGTCGTTTATGAAAATACAGCTGCAGGAGTAACGCTGGCAGGGACTTTAACTCTTCCCAGATCGGAGGGACTGTTTCCGGCAGTAATTCTCATAACGGGTTCAGGTGCCCAGAACAGGGACGAAGAGATTATGGGACACCGCCCGTTCCTTGTGCTTTCGGATTATCTGACCCGCCGGGGAATTGCCGTCCTCCGGGTTGATGACCGGGGTGTTGGAGGGTCAACCGGAGGCTTCTCGCAGGCCACTACCGAAGATTTTGCAGGGGATGTGCTCTCCGGGATTGAGTACCTGAAAAGCCGCGAAGAAATAGACCCTTCCCGGATCGGGCTTATCGGGCACAGCGAAGGAGGCTTGATTGCCCCGATAGTGGCTGTGGAGTCACCTGATGTTGCATTCATAGTGCTTATGGCAGGTACGGGCATTCCCGGAGAAGAGATTCTGTACCTCCAGAATGACCTTATTTCCAGGGCAGAAGGGGTAGACAATGAAACAATAGCCCAGAATATTGCTCTTATGAAAAGCATGTACTCTGTGGTAAAAGAAGAACAGGATGATACCATTGCCGCAGAAAAACTTCGGAAGCTTATAATGGATGAAGTGGCAAACATGAGTGAAGAAGAAAAACAGAATTCCGGCTACTCTGAAGCTTCCTCTGACACCTGGGTTAACGCTTCGGTCCAGACTCTGCTCTCTCCCTGGATGCGCTTTTTCCTTACATATGACCCAAGCTCGACCTTAATGCGGGTGACATGTCCGGTACTTGCGATAAACGGTGAAAAAGACCTCCAGGTGCCGCCTGGAGAAAATCTGAAGGCAATCGATGAAGCCCTCAAAGCAGGAGGGAATGAGGACTACACGGTAAAGGAACTGCCAGGGCTCAATCATTTATTCCAGACCGCTCAGACAGGGTCTCCTTTCGAGTACGCGACTATTGAAGAAACAATCTCTCCGACTGCTCTAGAAGTGATAGGGGACTGGATTTCGGATCACACACAGGAAAAGTGA
- a CDS encoding cache domain-containing protein, with product MNPLKKISFVLFLLVCVLVSAGCVSEKSAANDENNSLAEDVSGAAAEEQVGNLRDAPSEVLLQKENITSKVQAAAALIEETGEESFPEFRQPESEWFIDDFYVFVWKTDGTRLVYPPDLSGEGENMSELQDFMGKPIGKLFIETALSDGGEGWVSYYWPKPGENEPSLKYTFIKGVSLNGEDCLVGSGFYADDYILTKNLDECEHFSREGNIYITNLFHPDLYDRDVYLNYSIAHTILAPGEALAPHRMKNPEIHYLLEGEGVIYIEDLPVDLRPGQMVYIPANATQSTHNIGSVNLTFLAINEPAWRVENEEILE from the coding sequence ATGAATCCGCTAAAAAAAATAAGTTTTGTTCTTTTTTTACTTGTCTGTGTACTGGTATCTGCAGGATGCGTTTCAGAGAAATCTGCAGCAAATGATGAGAACAACTCGCTGGCTGAGGATGTAAGCGGGGCAGCTGCCGAAGAACAGGTAGGAAACCTCCGGGATGCTCCGAGTGAAGTTCTGCTTCAGAAAGAAAACATCACTTCTAAGGTCCAGGCTGCTGCTGCCCTTATCGAAGAAACGGGAGAAGAATCCTTCCCTGAATTCAGGCAGCCTGAGAGTGAGTGGTTCATAGATGATTTTTACGTTTTCGTCTGGAAAACAGACGGTACACGCCTAGTATATCCTCCTGACTTGAGCGGGGAAGGAGAAAACATGAGCGAGCTTCAGGACTTCATGGGAAAGCCTATTGGTAAGCTCTTCATAGAGACAGCTCTCAGTGACGGAGGAGAAGGCTGGGTTTCATACTACTGGCCAAAACCCGGAGAAAACGAACCTTCCCTTAAATACACATTCATCAAGGGCGTTTCGCTGAACGGCGAGGACTGCCTTGTGGGCTCAGGGTTCTATGCCGATGACTACATCCTGACAAAAAACCTTGACGAATGTGAGCACTTCAGCCGGGAAGGAAACATTTACATTACCAATCTCTTTCACCCGGATCTGTATGATAGGGATGTGTATCTCAATTACAGCATCGCCCACACTATCCTCGCGCCTGGAGAAGCTCTTGCGCCTCACAGGATGAAAAACCCTGAAATCCACTACCTCCTTGAAGGAGAAGGAGTGATCTACATCGAAGACCTGCCTGTCGACCTCAGGCCCGGGCAGATGGTATACATCCCTGCAAATGCAACCCAGTCAACCCATAATATCGGCAGCGTGAACCTTACCTTCCTTGCAATAAACGAGCCGGCCTGGAGAGTGGAAAACGAGGAAATCCTCGAGTGA